One stretch of Labrenzia sp. CE80 DNA includes these proteins:
- a CDS encoding alpha-E domain-containing protein: MLGRTASSLFWMSRYQERAQNTARLLEVAYRSAMVPNSGQSERDEWRFALATAGVDYAYTEKVGDITARGVINYMIFDKDNPSSVRFCLETARNNARAVRTGITSELWEALNTTWIEFAEVNPQSITQERLPDFLAWISQRSHLFRGALLNTMLRDDGYYFSQLGNFVERADNTARVLNAQYWVLLPDNDVIGDGSMERSQWTGILRTLSGLRSYRFAYPEAKLKAFNIAEFLILRKEMPRSLAHCYDWIDDTAEDLQQFYVERKPSIDMAAALSKELHEAEMRDIYQSGLHDFLLDFIRKNNAFAHQLSLDYNFA; encoded by the coding sequence ATGCTTGGAAGAACCGCCTCCTCCCTGTTCTGGATGTCCCGCTATCAGGAACGCGCGCAGAACACCGCCAGGCTTCTGGAAGTCGCCTACCGCTCGGCCATGGTGCCCAACTCGGGCCAGAGCGAGCGCGATGAATGGCGCTTCGCGCTGGCAACCGCCGGCGTCGACTACGCCTACACCGAGAAAGTGGGCGATATCACTGCGCGCGGCGTGATCAACTACATGATCTTCGACAAGGACAATCCCTCCAGCGTACGCTTCTGCCTCGAAACGGCCCGCAACAATGCCCGTGCCGTCCGCACCGGCATCACCAGCGAGCTTTGGGAAGCCCTTAACACCACCTGGATCGAGTTTGCAGAGGTCAATCCGCAGTCGATCACCCAGGAGCGGCTGCCTGACTTCCTGGCCTGGATCAGTCAGCGGTCCCATCTCTTCCGGGGCGCCCTGCTGAACACAATGCTGCGCGATGATGGCTATTACTTCAGCCAGCTTGGCAATTTTGTCGAGCGTGCCGACAACACGGCACGGGTTCTCAACGCTCAATATTGGGTGCTTCTGCCGGACAATGACGTCATTGGTGACGGTTCCATGGAACGCAGCCAGTGGACCGGCATCCTGCGGACACTCTCCGGTCTGCGGAGTTATCGATTTGCCTATCCGGAGGCCAAGTTGAAGGCCTTCAACATCGCGGAGTTTCTCATTTTGAGAAAAGAAATGCCACGTTCTCTGGCTCACTGCTACGACTGGATCGATGACACTGCAGAAGACCTCCAGCAGTTTTACGTTGAGCGGAAGCCAAGCATCGATATGGCGGCAGCCTTGTCAAAAGAACTTCACGAGGCGGAGATGCGCGACATCTATCAAAGCGGACTTCATGATTTCCTGCTGGACTTCATCCGCAAGAACAACGCTTTCGCCCATCAACTCTCACTGGACTATAATTTCGCCTGA
- a CDS encoding circularly permuted type 2 ATP-grasp protein, translating to MLDDAGNPRSSYAKLAQWLEDKPPNFLKRKSREAETIFRRLGITFAVYGAEEATERLIPFDPIPRVISPGEWRRLSAGIDQRVRALNAFLHDIYHRQEIIRAGRIPADLILQNEAFLPEMVGHDPARKVYAHIIGTDLVRVSENEFYVLEDNTRTPSGVSYMMENRETMMRLFPELFQTHRVAPVDRYPELLRQTLESVSPNQAKSDQTVVLLTPGIYNSAYFEHAFLADSMGIELVEGRDLFVDEGKVFMRTTRDPKQVDVIYRRIDDAFLDPLTFNAGSMLGVPGLFDAYRAGNVTICNAPGTGIADDKAIYAYVPDIIEFYTGQKPILNNVPTWNCSNEDDLAYVLDNLEDIVVKEVHGSGGYGMLIGPTASKRQIADFRKVLMANPTNYIAQPTLALSACPTHVASGVAPRHVDLRPFVLIGDQVRITPGGLTRVALKKGSLVVNSSQGGGTKDTWVLED from the coding sequence ATGCTGGATGACGCCGGGAACCCACGCTCCTCCTACGCAAAGCTCGCTCAGTGGCTCGAAGACAAGCCACCCAACTTCCTGAAGCGCAAAAGCCGAGAGGCGGAAACCATTTTCCGGCGGCTTGGAATCACCTTTGCCGTCTATGGTGCGGAGGAAGCAACAGAGCGTCTGATTCCCTTCGATCCGATCCCTAGGGTCATCTCCCCGGGCGAATGGCGGCGTCTGTCCGCTGGCATCGATCAGCGTGTGCGCGCCCTCAACGCCTTCCTCCACGACATCTACCACCGGCAGGAAATCATTCGCGCCGGTCGCATTCCCGCTGACCTGATCCTGCAGAATGAGGCCTTCTTGCCCGAGATGGTCGGCCACGACCCTGCCCGTAAGGTCTACGCCCACATCATCGGAACGGACCTTGTCCGGGTGTCTGAGAACGAATTCTACGTTCTGGAAGACAACACGCGCACGCCGTCAGGTGTCTCCTACATGATGGAGAACCGTGAGACGATGATGCGTCTGTTCCCGGAGCTGTTTCAGACCCATCGCGTCGCTCCGGTGGATCGATATCCGGAACTGTTGCGCCAGACCCTTGAAAGTGTGAGCCCCAACCAGGCCAAGTCTGACCAGACCGTGGTTCTTCTGACACCCGGGATCTACAATTCCGCCTATTTCGAACACGCCTTTCTGGCCGATTCCATGGGGATCGAGCTGGTCGAAGGCCGCGATCTCTTCGTCGATGAAGGCAAGGTCTTCATGCGCACGACCCGCGATCCCAAGCAGGTCGACGTGATCTACCGCAGGATCGATGACGCCTTCCTCGATCCATTGACGTTCAACGCAGGATCGATGCTCGGCGTGCCGGGCCTTTTCGATGCCTATCGCGCCGGAAACGTCACCATCTGTAATGCACCGGGAACCGGGATTGCCGACGACAAGGCGATCTATGCCTATGTTCCTGACATCATCGAATTCTACACCGGGCAAAAGCCGATCCTGAACAACGTTCCGACATGGAACTGCTCCAATGAGGACGACCTGGCCTATGTACTCGACAATCTCGAGGACATCGTCGTCAAGGAGGTTCATGGCTCTGGCGGTTACGGCATGTTGATCGGCCCGACGGCTTCCAAACGCCAAATCGCCGACTTCCGAAAGGTCCTAATGGCAAACCCGACGAACTACATCGCCCAGCCGACACTTGCGCTCTCAGCCTGCCCCACCCATGTCGCGTCCGGCGTCGCTCCGCGGCACGTCGATTTGCGCCCCTTCGTGCTGATTGGCGATCAGGTTCGCATCACGCCCGGAGGCTTGACCCGTGTGGCTCTGAAAAAGGGATCGCTCGTGGTCAACTCAAGCCAGGGCGGCGGCACTAAAGACACCTGGGTACTGGAGGACTAA
- a CDS encoding acyl-CoA carboxylase subunit beta, with the protein MKEILAELESRRETARMGGGERRIEAQHKKGKLTARERIELLLDEGSFEEFDMFKQHRCTDFGMDEQHIPGDGVVTGWGTVNGRTVYVFSKDFTVFGGSLSETHAQKIIKVQDMALQNRAPIIGLFDAGGARIQEGVAALGGYGEVFQRNVLASGVIPQISLIMGPCAGGDVYSPAMTDFIFMVRDTSYMFVTGPDVVKTVTNETVTAEELGGASVHTTKSSIADGAFDNDVEALQEMRRLIDYLPANNTAELPEIGSHDDPNRIDESLDTLIPDNPNKPYDMKELILKTVDEGDFFEIQGAFAGNIITGLGRMEGRTVGIVANQPMVLAGVLDSDASRKAARFVRFCDCFNIPIVTFVDVPGFLPGTAQEYGGLIKHGAKLLFAYAEATVPKITVITRKAYGGAYDVMSSKHIRGDINYAWPTAEIAVMGAKGAVEILYRSELGDKDKIAQRTKDYEDRFANPFVAAERGYIDEVIMPHSTRRRVSRALALLRSKAQQLPWKKHDNIPL; encoded by the coding sequence ATGAAGGAAATCCTTGCCGAACTGGAAAGCCGCCGTGAAACGGCCCGCATGGGCGGTGGCGAACGGCGGATCGAGGCCCAGCACAAGAAGGGCAAGCTGACGGCCCGCGAGCGCATTGAACTGCTGCTGGACGAAGGCTCCTTCGAAGAGTTCGACATGTTCAAGCAGCACCGCTGCACTGATTTCGGTATGGATGAACAGCATATTCCAGGCGATGGCGTAGTGACCGGTTGGGGCACGGTCAACGGCCGGACGGTCTACGTCTTCTCCAAGGATTTCACAGTTTTTGGTGGCTCCCTGTCGGAGACCCATGCCCAGAAAATCATCAAGGTCCAGGACATGGCCTTGCAGAACCGTGCTCCGATCATCGGCCTCTTCGATGCCGGTGGCGCCCGCATCCAGGAAGGTGTTGCAGCGCTGGGCGGCTACGGCGAAGTTTTTCAGCGCAACGTGCTGGCCTCAGGGGTCATCCCGCAGATTTCGCTGATCATGGGGCCTTGTGCAGGCGGAGACGTCTATTCTCCCGCGATGACCGACTTCATCTTCATGGTGCGCGACACGTCCTACATGTTCGTCACCGGTCCGGATGTGGTGAAGACGGTCACCAACGAGACGGTTACGGCCGAAGAGCTTGGTGGGGCGTCGGTCCATACAACCAAATCCTCGATTGCTGACGGTGCGTTCGATAACGATGTCGAGGCACTTCAGGAAATGCGTCGGTTGATCGATTACCTGCCAGCCAACAACACGGCTGAACTTCCGGAAATCGGCTCTCATGACGATCCGAACAGGATTGACGAGAGTCTGGATACATTGATCCCGGACAATCCGAACAAGCCCTACGACATGAAGGAGTTGATCCTCAAAACCGTCGACGAGGGCGACTTCTTCGAGATTCAGGGGGCTTTCGCAGGCAACATCATCACTGGCCTTGGCCGGATGGAAGGGCGCACCGTCGGTATCGTCGCAAACCAGCCGATGGTTCTCGCCGGAGTTCTGGACAGCGACGCCAGCCGAAAAGCGGCTCGGTTCGTGCGCTTTTGCGACTGTTTCAACATTCCGATCGTGACCTTTGTCGATGTTCCGGGCTTCCTGCCTGGCACGGCGCAGGAGTACGGCGGGTTGATCAAGCATGGTGCGAAGCTTCTGTTCGCCTATGCGGAGGCAACGGTGCCGAAGATCACGGTAATCACCCGCAAGGCTTATGGCGGTGCCTATGACGTGATGAGCTCAAAGCACATTCGCGGCGACATCAACTATGCCTGGCCGACCGCTGAAATCGCGGTGATGGGTGCCAAGGGAGCTGTCGAAATCCTTTATCGCTCGGAACTTGGCGACAAGGACAAGATCGCGCAGCGCACCAAGGACTACGAAGACCGGTTTGCCAATCCCTTCGTCGCCGCAGAGCGTGGCTATATCGATGAGGTGATCATGCCACATTCGACCCGTCGCCGGGTGTCACGTGCCCTTGCGCTGCTGCGGTCCAAGGCCCAGCAGCTGCCATGGAAGAAGCACGACAACATCCCGCTGTAA
- the folB gene encoding dihydroneopterin aldolase — MDAIHLEDLSFFAYHGVYDEEAQLGQRFHVDLTCWLDLTKACESDDYAQTVCYGSLTKAVENAVTQTRFKLIERLAAAVSEALFEADARIEKTRVRIHKPSAPLPIATGKVSVEITRDRPTLS, encoded by the coding sequence ATGGATGCCATCCACCTCGAGGACCTCTCGTTCTTCGCCTATCATGGCGTTTACGATGAAGAGGCGCAGCTCGGCCAGCGTTTCCACGTCGACCTTACCTGCTGGCTTGACCTCACCAAGGCCTGTGAGAGCGACGACTATGCGCAAACTGTTTGCTACGGATCCCTGACCAAGGCTGTCGAGAATGCCGTCACACAAACCCGCTTCAAGCTGATCGAAAGACTGGCTGCAGCTGTGTCCGAGGCGCTCTTTGAGGCCGACGCCCGGATTGAAAAGACCCGTGTCCGCATTCACAAGCCCAGCGCACCTCTCCCTATTGCCACCGGCAAGGTCAGCGTTGAAATCACCCGCGACCGACCCACTCTGAGCTGA
- a CDS encoding acetyl/propionyl/methylcrotonyl-CoA carboxylase subunit alpha — translation MFSKILIANRGEIACRVIKTARRMGIKTVAVYSDADRDAVHVEMADEAVHIGPAAAAESYLIPEKIIAACKETGAEAVHPGYGFLSERASFPEMLAKEGIVFIGPNKRAIEAMGDKIESKKFANDANVSTVPGYLGEIHSAEQAVEIAKDIGFPVMIKASAGGGGKGMRIAWNADEVNDGYVRSKSEAASSFGDDRVFIEKFIENPRHIEIQVLGDKHGNAIYLGERECSIQRRNQKVIEEAPSPLLDEETRRKMGEQAVALAKAVDYDSAGTVEFVAGQDKSFFFLEMNTRLQVEHPVTELITGVDLVEQMIRVAAGEKLALSQDDVKLNGWSVESRIYAEDPYRNFLPSIGRLVRYTPPEEGTEDGVTIRNDTGVVEGSEISMFYDPMIAKLITHAPTRAEAIETMSDALDAFYVDGIQHNVPFLTALMNHPRWRSGDLSTSFIADEYPEGFEPAQPDAAALELLSAVALSMGALGRERLDHLPDRLRPHSGEIREDWVVKLDKTYMPVRLAAGYPGSPVEIDVAVGEGPVVTVLSDWAPGGNLWEGSAGGRKVTVQVRPVLGGYRLDWQGYSVIAKVMTPRIAELDGLMPEKLPPDTSKMLLCPMPGLVVSIAVEEGQEIKAGEQLAVVEAMKMENVLRAERDCTVTAIKAAAGDSLAVDAVIMEFS, via the coding sequence ATGTTCTCGAAGATACTGATTGCCAACAGGGGCGAGATTGCTTGCCGTGTCATCAAGACCGCAAGGCGCATGGGCATTAAGACCGTCGCAGTCTACTCGGATGCGGATCGGGATGCCGTTCATGTCGAGATGGCGGATGAAGCCGTTCATATCGGCCCGGCAGCTGCGGCCGAATCCTACCTGATTCCGGAAAAGATCATTGCGGCCTGCAAGGAGACCGGCGCCGAAGCGGTTCATCCAGGCTACGGCTTTCTGTCCGAGCGCGCCAGCTTTCCCGAAATGCTTGCGAAGGAAGGCATTGTCTTCATCGGCCCGAACAAGCGCGCCATCGAGGCGATGGGCGACAAGATCGAATCCAAGAAATTCGCCAATGATGCCAATGTAAGCACCGTTCCCGGATATCTGGGCGAAATCCATTCTGCCGAGCAGGCCGTCGAGATTGCCAAAGACATCGGTTTTCCGGTGATGATCAAGGCGTCCGCCGGTGGTGGCGGCAAGGGCATGCGTATCGCCTGGAATGCCGATGAGGTCAACGACGGCTACGTTCGCTCCAAGTCGGAAGCGGCCTCGTCCTTCGGGGATGACCGCGTCTTCATCGAGAAGTTCATCGAAAACCCGCGACACATCGAAATTCAGGTGCTGGGCGATAAGCACGGCAACGCCATCTATCTGGGCGAGCGGGAGTGTTCGATCCAGCGCCGGAACCAAAAGGTCATCGAGGAAGCGCCGTCGCCGCTCCTGGATGAAGAGACCCGCCGGAAAATGGGCGAGCAGGCCGTCGCCCTTGCCAAGGCTGTGGACTATGACAGCGCCGGTACGGTCGAGTTCGTGGCCGGACAGGACAAGAGCTTCTTCTTCCTGGAAATGAACACCCGCCTGCAGGTGGAGCATCCGGTCACCGAACTGATCACGGGCGTCGATCTTGTCGAGCAGATGATCCGCGTTGCCGCCGGCGAGAAGCTGGCGCTCAGTCAGGACGACGTCAAGCTGAACGGCTGGTCGGTCGAAAGCCGTATTTACGCCGAAGATCCTTACCGCAACTTCCTGCCGTCGATTGGCCGCCTCGTGCGCTATACGCCGCCGGAAGAGGGCACCGAAGATGGTGTGACGATCCGCAATGACACCGGTGTTGTCGAAGGATCAGAGATCTCCATGTTCTACGATCCGATGATTGCCAAGCTCATCACCCATGCACCGACGCGCGCCGAAGCGATCGAGACCATGAGCGATGCGCTTGACGCGTTCTATGTCGATGGCATCCAGCACAATGTGCCGTTCCTGACTGCCCTGATGAACCATCCGCGCTGGCGTTCGGGCGATCTTTCCACCAGCTTCATCGCCGACGAATATCCGGAGGGCTTCGAGCCTGCGCAACCGGATGCGGCGGCACTGGAGCTGTTGAGCGCTGTTGCCCTGTCCATGGGCGCGCTTGGCCGCGAGCGGCTCGACCATCTGCCTGATCGCCTTCGGCCGCATTCGGGCGAAATTCGCGAAGACTGGGTGGTCAAGCTCGACAAGACCTACATGCCGGTTCGTCTGGCTGCAGGCTATCCGGGAAGCCCGGTCGAGATTGACGTGGCTGTCGGGGAGGGACCAGTGGTCACGGTGCTTTCCGACTGGGCTCCTGGCGGCAATCTGTGGGAAGGTTCCGCTGGCGGGCGCAAGGTGACCGTTCAGGTGCGTCCGGTGCTCGGCGGCTACCGTCTCGACTGGCAGGGCTATTCGGTCATCGCCAAGGTCATGACACCGCGAATTGCCGAGCTCGATGGCCTGATGCCGGAAAAGCTTCCGCCGGACACGTCGAAGATGCTGCTGTGCCCGATGCCGGGCCTGGTGGTTTCGATCGCAGTTGAAGAAGGTCAGGAGATCAAGGCCGGCGAACAATTGGCGGTTGTCGAAGCGATGAAAATGGAGAATGTTCTGCGGGCCGAGCGTGACTGCACGGTGACCGCGATCAAGGCTGCAGCTGGCGACAGCCTAGCCGTCGATGCGGTGATCATGGAATTCTCCTGA
- a CDS encoding HAD hydrolase-like protein → MTYKTVLFDLDGTLTDPFEGITRSIQYALERMGAEVPAEEDLRWCIGPPLWDSFSVLLDTQDRAIQDEAVVFYRERFTVTGLYENTLIEGIDGLVSDLVADGRKLFVATSKPHAYAGKIVEHFGLMPYFGKVYGSELDGTRSAKAELIEHILSEEGLSASDCAMIGDRKHDLIGANANNVDGFGVMWGYGSRDELEGEQPVAVVETTLALGAALGLRSA, encoded by the coding sequence ATGACCTACAAAACTGTTCTCTTTGACCTCGACGGGACCCTGACGGACCCGTTCGAGGGCATCACGCGTTCAATCCAATATGCGCTCGAGCGCATGGGGGCTGAGGTCCCGGCGGAGGAAGATCTGCGCTGGTGCATCGGACCGCCGCTGTGGGACAGTTTTTCGGTCCTTCTCGACACTCAGGACCGTGCCATCCAGGATGAAGCGGTCGTTTTTTACCGCGAACGCTTCACCGTGACCGGGCTCTACGAGAACACCTTGATCGAGGGAATCGACGGGCTGGTGTCCGATCTGGTTGCGGACGGTCGCAAGCTCTTTGTCGCCACCTCCAAGCCGCATGCATATGCCGGCAAGATCGTCGAGCATTTCGGCCTCATGCCGTATTTCGGCAAGGTCTATGGTTCCGAGCTGGACGGCACACGGTCGGCCAAGGCCGAGCTGATCGAGCATATCCTTAGTGAAGAAGGCCTGTCGGCATCGGACTGCGCCATGATCGGCGACCGCAAACACGATCTGATTGGCGCCAATGCCAACAACGTTGACGGTTTCGGTGTCATGTGGGGCTACGGCAGTCGCGATGAGCTGGAAGGTGAACAGCCCGTGGCGGTCGTCGAGACAACCCTTGCGCTTGGTGCAGCGCTGGGCCTTCGTTCGGCCTAG
- the pyrF gene encoding orotidine-5'-phosphate decarboxylase: MILGFGRPRGRGGHRKCLCGSHASRSGAVLPLQSNLWNAINSHCSAESGFKPHSTVPRIYAMTFFQMVASAEERNNSHLCIGLDPKLSQVPQHIQYNQNALFDFCTAIVDATKDLASCYKPQIAYFAAEDACDVLKSLIGYIHETTEIPVVLDAKRGDIDSTTERYAAEAFEVYKADAVTANPYLGIDGIAPFTQYENKGVFVLCKTSNASAPQLQDCVLQNGRRLYEHVAELAATEWNGAGNVGLVVGATMPEEALAVREIVGQMPLLIPGVGAQGGSLERIIAAAAGGGILINSARAINYAGSGEDFAHRARSSAKALRDDINEMARQKNKQVFVSYS; encoded by the coding sequence TTGATCCTCGGTTTCGGCAGGCCACGTGGAAGAGGTGGCCATAGAAAGTGTCTGTGCGGATCGCATGCTTCGCGCTCCGGGGCTGTCCTGCCTTTACAAAGCAATCTTTGGAATGCGATTAACTCACACTGCTCAGCAGAGTCCGGTTTCAAGCCTCACAGTACCGTTCCAAGGATCTATGCGATGACCTTTTTTCAAATGGTTGCCAGCGCGGAAGAACGGAACAATTCGCATTTGTGTATCGGGCTTGACCCAAAACTGTCGCAAGTCCCGCAACACATTCAATACAACCAAAACGCGCTTTTCGACTTTTGCACTGCGATCGTGGATGCGACGAAGGATTTGGCCAGCTGCTATAAACCTCAAATCGCCTATTTCGCGGCTGAAGATGCGTGCGACGTGCTGAAATCACTTATCGGCTATATTCACGAAACAACGGAGATACCTGTTGTTTTGGATGCCAAGCGCGGTGATATCGACTCAACCACCGAGCGCTACGCCGCAGAGGCCTTCGAGGTTTACAAGGCGGATGCTGTCACCGCCAATCCCTACCTTGGGATCGATGGCATTGCACCCTTTACCCAGTATGAAAACAAAGGCGTCTTTGTTCTTTGCAAAACCTCAAACGCCTCTGCGCCGCAGTTGCAGGATTGCGTATTGCAGAATGGGCGAAGGCTCTATGAACATGTCGCGGAATTGGCGGCCACGGAGTGGAACGGCGCTGGCAATGTCGGGCTGGTTGTTGGTGCAACAATGCCTGAAGAGGCGTTGGCAGTGCGTGAGATCGTTGGCCAAATGCCGCTTCTCATCCCGGGAGTCGGCGCGCAAGGTGGCTCATTGGAGCGGATCATTGCCGCCGCTGCCGGCGGCGGTATTTTGATCAACTCTGCCAGAGCGATCAATTACGCTGGCTCGGGAGAGGATTTCGCGCATCGGGCAAGAAGCTCTGCCAAGGCACTTCGTGATGACATAAACGAAATGGCACGGCAGAAGAACAAGCAGGTATTTGTCTCCTACTCATAG
- a CDS encoding DMT family transporter, whose product MTGLNGLRTPLMAAGLMVAAGASFAAVNVAIQTATMKLGMPSSSVVFWQYAAALACALPWLVRRGLSGLATKQPGLHLLRVALAVAGVQLWGAGLASVPIWQAIALVMTSPFFVIIGAWLLLGERIGFARWAATLLGFAGAMIILEPWSDRFQLAALLPLGAAAFWAGASLLTKKLTAFEPADTVTIYLLLLLTPVNFGLALAEGFVIPQGIGIVAIAAAGVLTVAANYCLTLAYSRSDAAFIQPFDHLKLPLNVFFGWLAFQYAPSGPFWLGALTIVGASLYVMHDEKGRAPKRQTDTEEARA is encoded by the coding sequence ATGACGGGACTGAACGGACTGAGAACGCCCTTGATGGCTGCCGGATTGATGGTGGCGGCGGGAGCGTCCTTTGCAGCGGTCAATGTGGCAATTCAGACAGCGACAATGAAACTGGGCATGCCGTCCTCTTCCGTGGTGTTCTGGCAGTACGCTGCAGCGCTCGCCTGTGCGCTGCCCTGGCTTGTCAGGCGCGGGCTGTCAGGTCTCGCGACCAAGCAGCCGGGGTTGCACCTGCTGCGGGTAGCCCTTGCGGTTGCCGGTGTTCAGCTGTGGGGCGCAGGTCTTGCTTCCGTTCCGATCTGGCAGGCCATCGCACTAGTGATGACATCGCCCTTTTTCGTCATCATTGGCGCCTGGCTCTTGTTGGGTGAGAGGATCGGTTTTGCGCGCTGGGCGGCGACTTTGCTCGGCTTTGCAGGTGCCATGATCATCCTTGAGCCCTGGTCCGACCGGTTTCAGCTGGCGGCACTTCTGCCGCTGGGTGCTGCGGCTTTCTGGGCGGGGGCCTCTCTCCTGACCAAGAAGCTGACCGCCTTTGAGCCTGCGGACACCGTGACCATCTATCTGCTTTTGCTGCTGACGCCTGTCAATTTCGGCCTTGCCCTGGCTGAAGGGTTTGTCATTCCGCAGGGGATCGGCATCGTCGCGATCGCGGCGGCTGGCGTCCTCACGGTGGCGGCAAACTATTGTCTCACGCTGGCCTATTCACGGTCAGATGCTGCCTTCATTCAGCCATTTGATCATCTGAAACTGCCGCTCAATGTTTTCTTCGGCTGGCTGGCATTTCAATATGCGCCCAGCGGACCCTTTTGGCTCGGAGCCCTGACGATCGTTGGTGCATCGCTCTATGTCATGCACGATGAAAAAGGTCGGGCGCCGAAGCGGCAAACCGACACTGAGGAGGCGCGCGCGTGA
- a CDS encoding acylphosphatase has translation MSESDFVSYYVTVKGRVQGVGYRAWCAAEAESRGLSGWIRNRRDGFVEAIYYGRADRVKEMVALSEEGPELARIDRILAHPCDPPDVAGFVTRPTY, from the coding sequence GTGAGCGAGTCCGACTTCGTTTCCTACTATGTGACCGTGAAAGGCCGCGTGCAGGGCGTGGGCTACCGCGCCTGGTGTGCGGCCGAGGCTGAAAGCCGGGGTTTGAGCGGCTGGATCCGCAACCGGCGCGATGGCTTCGTCGAGGCGATCTATTACGGCCGCGCTGACCGGGTGAAAGAGATGGTTGCCTTGTCCGAAGAAGGTCCCGAGCTCGCCCGCATCGATAGGATCTTGGCACACCCATGCGACCCGCCCGATGTGGCCGGTTTCGTAACACGCCCGACCTACTGA
- the lipB gene encoding lipoyl(octanoyl) transferase LipB, whose product MPAPQRDTLSADFRPILDAPPVEWVVSDALVDYETALAEMEAHVARIASGEANERVWLLEHPPLYTAGTSADDADLIAPNRFPVYQTGRGGQHTYHGPGQRVAYVMLDLKRRRQDVRAFVAALEAWVISALWHYHIRGERREDRVGVWVRRPERGATVEDKIAAIGIRLRKWVTFHGISFNVEPDLEHFSGIVPCGVQEHGVTSLVDLGIPVSMPENDIVLRTEFEKIFGPTAG is encoded by the coding sequence ATGCCTGCTCCACAAAGAGACACCCTCAGCGCCGATTTTCGCCCCATTTTGGACGCCCCACCGGTGGAATGGGTCGTCTCGGACGCCCTTGTGGACTATGAGACGGCGCTGGCGGAGATGGAGGCCCATGTGGCGCGAATCGCCTCCGGCGAGGCAAATGAGCGCGTCTGGCTGCTGGAACACCCTCCCCTTTACACCGCAGGCACCAGCGCCGATGACGCTGACCTGATCGCGCCGAACCGCTTCCCCGTCTACCAGACCGGACGCGGCGGGCAGCACACCTATCACGGCCCCGGCCAGCGGGTCGCCTATGTCATGCTTGATCTCAAGCGCCGGCGCCAGGATGTGCGGGCCTTTGTGGCGGCGCTCGAAGCCTGGGTCATCAGCGCCTTGTGGCACTACCATATCCGCGGAGAGCGCCGGGAGGACCGTGTTGGCGTCTGGGTTCGCCGCCCCGAGCGCGGCGCGACCGTTGAAGACAAGATCGCCGCCATCGGCATTCGCCTGCGCAAATGGGTGACCTTCCACGGCATCAGCTTCAACGTCGAGCCGGATCTGGAACATTTCTCCGGCATCGTGCCCTGCGGCGTGCAGGAACACGGCGTCACCAGCCTGGTCGACCTGGGCATTCCGGTCAGCATGCCGGAAAATGACATCGTCCTGCGCACCGAATTCGAAAAGATCTTCGGCCCGACAGCCGGATAA
- a CDS encoding FliM/FliN family flagellar motor switch protein yields MATFDEINVDISVVLGASEMPVHQLLRMGRGAVIDLDVNEDDDVEIYANSTLVARGQVVLLGERIGISVTEVLLRGPEIRAPRLDGPL; encoded by the coding sequence ATGGCCACCTTCGATGAAATCAATGTCGATATTTCCGTTGTCCTGGGCGCATCCGAGATGCCGGTCCACCAGCTTTTGCGCATGGGACGGGGCGCGGTGATCGACCTGGACGTCAACGAAGACGACGATGTGGAGATCTACGCCAACAGCACTCTGGTCGCGCGCGGACAGGTGGTTCTGCTGGGCGAAAGGATCGGAATCTCGGTTACGGAAGTGCTTTTGAGAGGTCCGGAAATCCGCGCCCCGCGCCTCGATGGACCGCTTTAG